Below is a genomic region from Aurantimonas sp. HBX-1.
GGACGCAGGACGCAGCCTTGCGTCCCGGTTCCCGCGAGCGCGTCCCAGAACGTCGCCTCCGCTTCCGCCTTGGAAGCGGCATAGGCGCTGGCAGGCGCCAGCGAATCGCCCTCGCGAACGAGCCCCTCGTGCGGCGCGTGAACGTTGGCGGTGCTGACCAGGATCATCCGACCGACCCCCTCGCGGCCGGCACGCCGCGCCAGCGCCGCGGTCGCCTCGACATTGGCGCGGCGCAGCGCCGGCAGGTCGCCGGCCAGCGCCTCCCTCCGAACGGGGTTGAGCGCCGCCAGGTGCACAGCGGCCTCGATGCCGTCCGGCCAGGATTGCCACGCCTCGATATCCGCGATGTCGGCCGGGCCCTGAATCGTGCCGGGACCGCGCCCCGCCCCACCGCGCGTCAGCGCTACCACGTCGTGCCCCTGCTCCCGCAGCCGGGGCGTGAGGTGCCGGCCGACGAAACCGCCCGAGCCGGTCAGCAGGATGCGCATGAGAAGTCCCCGTGTGTCTGGTCAGGCCGTCGTGCAGACTCTAGAGCAGGAACCGGTGCGCGGCGGCAAGGCGGCGCACATCCGGTGCCGGTCCCTGGGCTGGCGTCCTGTCTCGATCCTTCGCGGGAACGGCCTGATGAAACGTCTCTTCGATTTCGCCGTCAGCGCGGCGGCTCTCGTCGTCCTCGGATGGCTGATCCTGGCGCTGGTCGTCCTGATCCGCCTGACATCTCCGGGTCCCGGCCTGTTCCTGCAGGAAAGGGTCGGCCGCGGCCGGAAGATCTTCCGCTGCTGCAAGCTGCGGACGATGGCCGAGGGCACGCCGCATGTGGCGACGCACCACGCCACGGCCGCAAGCATCACCGGCCTCGGCCGCCGGCTGCGGCGGGTCAAGCTCGACGAGTTGCCGCAGCTGTGGAACGTCCTGAAGGGCGAGATGAGCCTGGTCGGTCCCCGCCCCTGCCTGCCGGTGCAGGCGGAGCTGATCGCGGCGCGCGAGCGGCGCGGCGTCTTCGCGTTGCGCCCGGGCATCACGGGCCGGGCGCAGGTCATGGGCGTCGACATG
It encodes:
- a CDS encoding NAD-dependent epimerase/dehydratase family protein, translating into MRILLTGSGGFVGRHLTPRLREQGHDVVALTRGGAGRGPGTIQGPADIADIEAWQSWPDGIEAAVHLAALNPVRREALAGDLPALRRANVEATAALARRAGREGVGRMILVSTANVHAPHEGLVREGDSLAPASAYAASKAEAEATFWDALAGTGTQGCVLRPAPVYGAGARGGFASLLGLARRKLPLPLASLGAPRSLVAVDQLCDVITLSLEHSAAAGETFLVADNGPLAPADIVRALREGWGRRAMVLPAPVGLMGAAAGWTGRAVRWRGLATPFVLDTSHLQQRLGWRPGAETAERLKRMAADGIL
- a CDS encoding sugar transferase — protein: MKRLFDFAVSAAALVVLGWLILALVVLIRLTSPGPGLFLQERVGRGRKIFRCCKLRTMAEGTPHVATHHATAASITGLGRRLRRVKLDELPQLWNVLKGEMSLVGPRPCLPVQAELIAARERRGVFALRPGITGRAQVMGVDMSDPERLAQIDAEYAASQSFFGDLKLLAQTFFGAGRGDRVAL